In one Zymoseptoria tritici IPO323 chromosome 10, whole genome shotgun sequence genomic region, the following are encoded:
- the PRS1 gene encoding ribose-phosphate PYROPHOSPHOKINASE pyrophosphate synthetase (ribose-phosphate diphosphokinase; ribose-phosphate pyrophosphokinase; PRPP synthetase; phosphoribosylpyrophosphate synthetase; PPRibP synthetase; PP-ribose P synthetase; 5-phosphoribosyl-1-pyrophosphate synthetase; 5-phosphoribose pyrophosphorylase; 5-phosphoribosyl-alpha-1-pyrophosphate synthetase; phosphoribosyl-diphosphate synthetase; phosphoribosylpyrophosphate synthase; pyrophosphoribosylphosphate synthetase; ribophosphate pyrophosphokinase; ribose-5-phosphate pyrophosphokinaseEDD), whose protein sequence is MRSVCIFSGSSHPHLVEAICDRLGQKPSKVDLKKFSNGETSVEIKTSVRDQDVFIVQSGSGEINDNIMEMLIMINACKGGSARSVTAVMPYFPYSRQSKKKAHRGAIAARMIANLMNVAGVNHVITIDLHATQMQGFFKCPIDNLTAEPLLTRWIRLNVNDWENSVVVSKNPGGTKRVTSLADRLGLSFGIVTTDQRKPKMPASMLNSVMLESLGLDGSSDLSQDHEDKGSRGVSHDAHAPREHDWARRQLGHRANGEHRSQHRAVTSNPRHANGDMAPSPLGRATGPDQTNGAHESPAEALPEPGVSRAHTVPSIASARFADEDGYEEPEGDDDTDERARDVITGRLIHGHIVDDDVPSPSASQYSTQRGQRRSSDEDEATPDHMMQSFTSVASSRWASGHHGTGLGGTGDATHSDEEEEENLQNPEIETHVTLVGNVREKAVIIVDDMIDKAGSWIAAAETVVKRGGATKVYCMATHGLFGGDALQQLDECDEIEAVIVTNAFPIPDAKRKGTRKLIVLDVSNLLSEAIRRNHHGESISSLYYLMD, encoded by the exons ATGCGGTCCGTCTGCATCTTCTCCGGCTCGTCGCACCCCCACCTGGTCGAGGCCATCTGCGACCGACTCGGGCAGAAACCGTCCAAGGTCGACTTGAAGAAATTCAGCAATGGCGAGACATCGGTCGAAATCA AGACCTCGGTCCGCGACCAAGATGTCTTCATTGTGCAGAGCGGAAGCGGCGA AATCAATGACAACATTATGGAGATGCTCATCATGATCAATGCCTGCAAGGGAGGCTCTGCGCGCTCCGTCACTG CTGTGATGCCGTACTTCCCCTACTCGCGccagtcgaagaagaaggcccATCGCGGCGCCATCGCAGCTCGGATGATCGCCAACCTCATGAACGTGGCCGGCGTAAACCACGTTATCACCATCGACCTTCACGCAACACAGATGCAAGGCTTCTTCAAATGCCCAATCGACAACTTGACCGCCGAACCTCTCCTCACTCGATGGATACGCCTCAATGTCAACGATTGGGAGAACAGTGTTGTTGTAAGCAAGAACCCGGGAGGTACAAAACGAGTGACCAGCTTGGCCGACAGACTCGGCCTGAGCTTCGGCATCGTGACTACAGATCAGCGCAAACCGAAGATGCCCGCCAGCATGCTCAATTCGGTCATGCTTGAGAGTCTAGGTCTGGACGGAAGCTCAGATCTGAGCCAGGATCATGAAGACAAGGGAAGCAGGGGTGTTTCTCACGATGCTCACGCACCACGAGAGCACGACTGGGCGCGAAGACAACTAGGACATCGTGCGAACGGCGAGCACCGATCACAGCACCGTGCAGTCACTTCCAATCCCCGTCACGCAAACGGCGACATGGCACCCAGTCCACTGGGTCGGGCCACGGGACCTGATCAGACAAACGGTGCTCACGAGAGTCCTGCAGAAGCGCTGCCTGAGCCGGGAGTCTCGCGCGCGCACACGGTACCCAGCATCGCATCTGCTCGTTTCGCCGATGAGGACGGTTACGAAGAGCCCGAAGGAGACGACGACACCGATGAACGAGCGAGGGATGTCATCACTGGGCGCCTCATTCACGGCCAcattgtcgatgatgatgtaCCCTCGCCAAGTGCATCTCAATATTCGACACAACGTGGTCAACGGCGATCaagcgacgaggatgaggccACTCCCGACCATATGATGCAGTCTTTCACGTCGGTAGCTTCCTCCCGATGGGCTAGTGGCCATCATGGAACTGGCTTGGGTGGTACCGGCGACGCGACACACtcagacgaggaagaagaagagaatcTCCAGAACCCGGAAATCGAGACCCACGTCACGCTGGTTGGCAACGTCCGCGAAAAGGCTGTCATCATCGTGGACGACATGATTGACAAAGCTGGATCCTGGATCGCAGCAGCGGAGACTGTGGTCAAACGAGGCGGCGCGACAAAAGTGTACTGCATGGCCACGCACGGCTTATTCGGCGGCGATGCTTTGCAACAATTGGACGAATGCGACGAGATCGAGGCTGTCATCGTCACGAACGCTTTCCCCATTCCGGATGCGAAACGCAAAGGTACCAGGAAGCTGATTGTGCTCGACGTGAGCAATCTGCTGTCTGAAGCCATTCGTCGCAATCATCACGGCGAGAGCATCAGCAGTCTCTACTATCTCATGGATTGA